In the genome of Sciurus carolinensis chromosome 3, mSciCar1.2, whole genome shotgun sequence, one region contains:
- the LOC124979170 gene encoding membrane primary amine oxidase-like codes for MAVLIIFYLFSVLVTGMCEDGSRSDRECEPGLGPHCPSVSPSAQPWTHPAQSQLFADLSPEELTAVMSFLTQKLGPGLVDAAQARPSDNCVFSVELQLPPKAAALAHLDRGGPPPAREAVAIIFFGGQPQPNVSELVVGPLPHPSYMRDVTLERHGGPLPYHRRPVLFREYLDIDQMIFSRELPQAAGLLHHCCFYKRQGRNLVTMNTAPRGLQSGDRATWFGLYYNLSGAGFFLHPVGLELLVDHKALDPAHWTIQKVFYQGRYYESLAQLEDQFEAGLVNVVLIPDNGTGGSWSLKSPLPPGPAPPLQFHPQGPRFSVQGSRVASSLWTFSFGLGAFSGPRIFDIRFQGERVAYEVSVQEALTIYGGNSPAALRSRYTDGGFGLGHFSSPLTRGVDCPYLATYVDWHFLLESQTPKTIRDAFCVFEQNQGLPLRRHHSDIHSHYFGGLAETVLVVRSVSTMLNYDYVWDMVFHPNGAIEVKVHATGYISSSFLFGAARRYGNRVGEHTLGTVHTHSAHFKVDLDVAGLENWVWAEDMTFVPMSVPWHPEYQVQRLQVTRRLLETEEQAAFPLGGATPRYLYLASNHSNKWGHPRGYRIQTLSFAGEPLPQNSSMERAFSWGRYQLAVTQRKEGEPSSTSIYNLNDPWTPTVDFTDFINNETIVGQDLVAWVTAGFLHIPHAEDIPNTVTVGNGVGFFLRPYNFFDEDPSFYSADSVYFREDQDAGACEINPQACLSQAAACAPNLPAFSHGGFSHN; via the exons ATGGCggtccttattattttttacctATTTAGTGTTCTGGTGACAGGTATGTGTGAAGATGGGTCTAGGAGTGACAGGGAATGTGAACCAGGCCTGGGTCCCCATTGCCCCTCTGTATCTCCGAGTGCCCAGCCTTGGACACACCCTGCCCAGAGCCAGCTGTTTGCAGACCTGAGCCCAGAGGAGCTGACAGCTGTGATGAGTTTTCTGACCCAGAAGCTGGGGCCAGGGCTGGTGGATGCAGCCCAGGCTCGCCCCTCAGACAACTGTGTCTTCTCAGTGGAGCTGCAGCTACCCCCCAAGGCTGCAGCCCTGGCCCACTTGGACAGAGGGGGCCCTCCACCTGCCCGGGAAGCTGTGGCCATCATCTTCTTTGGTGGACAACCCCAGCCCAACGTGAGTGAACTGGTGGTGGGGCCGCTGCCTCACCCCTCCTACATGCGGGACGTGACCCTGGAGCGTCATGGGGGCCCCCTGCCCTATCACCGGCGCCCCGTGCTGTTCCGAGAATACCTGGACATAGACCAGATGATCTTCAGCAGAGAGCTGCCCCAGGCTGCGGGGCTTCTCCACCACTGCTGCTTCTACAAACGCCAGGGAAGAAACTTGGTAACAATGAACACAGCCCCCCGTGGTCTGCAATCAGGGGACAGGGCCACCTGGTTTGGCCTCTACTATAACCTCTCAGGGGCTGGGTTTTTCCTGCACCCGGTGGGGTTGGAACTGCTGGTAGACCACAAGGCCCTGGACCCTGCCCACTGGACCATCCAGAAGGTATTCTATCAAGGCCGCTACTATGAGAGTCTGGCCCAACTGGAGGAccagtttgaggctggcctggtgAATGTGGTGCTAATCCCAGACAATGGCACAGGTgggtcctggtccctgaagtccCCGTTGCCCCCGGGTCCAGCTCCCCCTCTGCAGTTCCATCCCCAGGGTCCCCGCTTCAGTGTCCAGGGGAGTCGAGTGGCCTCCTCATTGTGGACTTTCTCCTTTGGCCTTGGAGCTTTCAGTGGCCCAAGGATCTTTGACATCCGCTTCCAAGGGGAGAGGGTGGCCTATGAAGTCAGCGTCCAGGAAGCCTTGACCATCTATGGAGGAAATTCTCCTGCTGCTCTGCGAAGCCGCTACACAGATGGTGGTTTTGGCCTGGGTCATTTCTCTTCCCCATTGACTCGTGGGGTGGACTGCCCCTACCTGGCCACCTATGTGGACTGGCACTTCCTTTTGGAGTCTCAGACCCCCAAGACAATACGTGATGCCTTTTGTGTGTTTGAACAGAATCAGGGCCTCCCCTTGCGGCGACACCACTCAGATATCCACTCCCATTATTTCGGGGGCCTTGCAGAGACAGTGCTGGTCGTCAGATCTGTGTCCACCATGCTCAACTATGACTATGTGTGGGATATGGTCTTCCACCCCAATGGGGCCATAGAAGTCAAAGTCCATGCCACGGGCTACATCAGCTCTTCATTCCTCTTTGGTGCTGCCCGAAGGTACGGGAACCGAGTTGGGGAGCACACACTGGGCACGGTCCACACCCACAGTGCTCACTTCAAGGTGGATCTGGATGTGGCAG GACTGGAGAACTGGGTCTGGGCTGAGGACATGACCTTTGTCCCCATGAGTGTGCCCTGGCACCCTGAGTACCAAGTGCAGAGGCTGCAAGTGACCCGGAGGTTGCTGGAGACAGAGGAGCAGGCTGCCTTCCCCCTGGGAGGGGCCACTCCCCGCTACCTGTACCTGGCCAGCAACCACAGCAACAAGTGGGGTCACCCCCGAGGCTACCGCATCCAGACACTCAGCTTTGCTGGAGAGCCACTGCCCCAGAACAGCTCCATGGAGAGAGCCTTCAGCTGGGGGAG GTACCAGCTGGCTGTGACACAGCGGAAGGAGGGGGAACCCAGTAGCACCAGCATCTACAATTTGAATGACCCCTGGACACCTACGGTGGACTTCACTGACTTCATCAATAATGAGACTATTGTAGGGCAG GACTTGGTGGCCTGGGTGACAGCTGGTTTTCTGCACATCCCACATGCAGAGGACATTCCCAACACGGTGACTGTGGGGAATGGGGTGGGCTTCTTCCTCCGACCCTACAACTTCTTTGACGAGGACCCCTCCTTCTACTCTGCTGACTCTGTCTATTTCCGGGAGGACCAGGATGCTGGGGCCTGTGAGATCAACCCCCAGGCTTGCCTATCCCAGGCTGCTGCCTGTGCCCCCAACCTCCCTGCCTTCTCCCATGGGGGCTTCTCTCACAACTAG
- the LOC124979169 gene encoding LOW QUALITY PROTEIN: membrane primary amine oxidase-like (The sequence of the model RefSeq protein was modified relative to this genomic sequence to represent the inferred CDS: inserted 1 base in 1 codon) translates to MNQKTTLVLLALAIITIFALVCVLLAGRGGDGAEPSQLSHCPSVSPSAQPWTLPAQSQLFADLSPEELTAVMSFLTQKLGPGLVDAAQARPSDNCVFSVELQLPPKAAALAHLDRGGPPPAREAVAIIFFGGQPQPNVSELVVGPLPHPSYMRDVTLERHGGPLPYHRRPVLFREYLDIDQMIFSRELPQAAGLLHHCCFYKHQGRNLVTMTTAPRGLQSGDRATWFGLYYNLSGAGFFLHPVGLELLVDHKALDPAHWTIQKVFYQGRYYESLAQLEDQFEAGLVNVVLIPDNGTGGSWSLKSPVPPGPAPPLQFHPQGPRFSVQGSRVASSLWTFSFGLGAFSGPRIFDIRFQGERVAYEVSVQEALTIYGGNSPAAMLTCYLDGSFGIGKYSSPLTRGVDCPYLATYVDWHFLLESQTPKTIRDAFCVFEQNQGLPLRRHHSDFYSHYFGGLAETVLVIRSVSTLLNYDYVWDMVFHPNGAIEVKVHATGYISSSFLFGAARRYGNQVGEHTLGTVHTHSAHFKVDLDVAGLENWVWAEDMTFVPTTVPWRPEHQVPRLQMTRKLLETEEQAAFPLGGATPRYLYLASNHSNKWGHPRGYRIQTLSFAGEPLPQNSSMERAFSWGRYQLAVTQRKEEEPSSSSIFNXNDPWTPTVDFNDFINNETIAGEDLVAWVTAGFLHIPHAEDIPNTVTVGNGVGFFLRPYNFFDEDPSFYSADSVYFREDQDAGACEINPQACLSQAAACAPDLPAFSHGGFSHN, encoded by the exons ATGAACCAGAAGACCACCCTGGTGCTCCTCGCTCTGGCCATCATCACCATCTTTGCCTTGGTTTGTGTTCTCCTAGCTGGCAGGGGTGGAGATGGGGCTGAACCTAGCCAACTTTCCCATTGCCCCTCTGTATCTCCCAGTGCCCAGCCTTGGACACTCCCTGCCCAGAGCCAGCTGTTTGCAGACCTGAGCCCAGAGGAGCTGACAGCTGTGATGAGTTTTCTGACCCAGAAGCTGGGGCCAGGGCTGGTGGATGCAGCCCAGGCTCGCCCCTCAGACAACTGTGTCTTCTCAGTGGAGCTGCAGCTGCCCCCCAAGGCTGCAGCCCTGGCCCACTTGGACAGAGGGGGCCCTCCACCTGCCCGGGAAGCTGTGGCCATCATCTTCTTTGGTGGACAACCCCAGCCCAACGTGAGTGAACTGGTGGTGGGGCCGCTGCCTCACCCCTCCTACATGCGGGACGTGACCCTGGAGCGTCATGGGGGCCCCCTGCCCTATCACCGGCGCCCCGTGCTGTTCCGAGAATACCTGGACATAGACCAGATGATCTTCAGCAGAGAGCTGCCCCAGGCTGCGGGGCTTCTCCACCACTGCTGCTTCTACAAACACCAGGGAAGAAACTTGGTAACAATGACCACTGCCCCCCGTGGTCTGCAATCAGGGGACAGGGCCACCTGGTTTGGCCTCTACTATAACCTCTCAGGGGCTGGGTTTTTCCTGCACCCGGTGGGGTTGGAACTGCTGGTAGACCACAAGGCCCTGGACCCTGCCCACTGGACCATCCAGAAGGTATTCTATCAAGGCCGCTACTATGAGAGTCTGGCCCAACTGGAGGAccagtttgaggctggcctggtgAATGTGGTGCTAATCCCAGACAATGGCACAGGTgggtcctggtccctgaagtccCCGGTGCCCCCGGGTCCGGCTCCCCCTCTGCAGTTCCATCCCCAGGGTCCCCGCTTCAGTGTCCAGGGGAGTCGAGTGGCCTCCTCATTGTGGACTTTCTCTTTTGGCCTTGGAGCTTTCAGTGGCCCAAGGATCTTTGACATCCGCTTCCAAGGGGAGAGGGTGGCCTATGAAGTCAGCGTCCAGGAAGCCTTGACCATCTATGGAGGAAATTCCCCAGCAGCAATGTTGACCTGCTATCTGGATGGTAGTTTTGGCATTGGCAAGTACTCCTCACCACTGACCCGTGGGGTGGACTGCCCCTACCTGGCCACCTATGTGGACTGGCACTTCCTTTTGGAGTCTCAGACACCCAAGACAATACGTGATGCCTTTTGTGTGTTTGAACAGAATCAGGGCCTCCCCTTGCGGCGACACCACTCCGATTTCTACTCCCATTATTTTGGGGGCCTTGCAGAAACAGTGCTGGTCATCAGATCTGTGTCTACTTTGCTTAACTATGACTATGTGTGGGATATGGTCTTCCACCCCAATGGGGCCATAGAAGTCAAAGTCCATGCCACGGGCTACATCAGCTCTTCATTCCTCTTTGGTGCTGCCCGAAGGTACGGGAACCAAGTTGGGGAGCACACACTGGGCACGGTCCACACCCACAGTGCTCACTTCAAGGTGGATCTGGATGTGGCAG GACTGGAGAACTGGGTCTGGGCTGAGGACATGACCTTTGTCCCCACAACTGTGCCCTGGCGCCCTGAGCACCAGGTGCCAAGGCTGCAGATGACCCGGAAGCTGCTGGAGACAGAGGAGCAGGCTGCCTTCCCCCTGGGAGGGGCCACTCCCCGCTACCTGTACCTGGCCAGCAACCACAGCAACAAGTGGGGTCACCCACGAGGCTACCGCATCCAGACACTTAGTTTTGCTGGGGAGCCACTGCCCCAGAACAGCTCCATGGAGAGAGCCTTCAGCTGGGGGAG GTACCAGCTGGCTGTGACCCAGCGGAAGGAGGAGGAGCCCAGTAGCAGCAGCATCTTTA CAAATGACCCTTGGACCCCCACTGTGGATTTCAACGATTTCATCAACAACGAGACCATTGCTGGAGAG GACTTGGTGGCCTGGGTGACAGCTGGTTTTCTGCACATCCCACATGCAGAGGACATTCCCAACACGGTGACTGTGGGGAATGGGGTGGGCTTCTTCCTCCGACCCTACAACTTCTTTGACGAGGACCCCTCCTTCTACTCTGCTGACTCTGTCTACTTCCGGGAGGACCAGGATGCTGGGGCCTGTGAGATCAACCCCCAGGCTTGCCTATCCCAGGCTGCTGCCTGTGCCCCCGACCTCCCTGCCTTCTCCCATGGGGGCTTCTCTCACAACTAG